The stretch of DNA CGATCTCCGCCGCGCCGTTCGTGGGGCGCGTCGTGCAGAGCGCCCTCAAGGAAGTGGACCGCGGCGTGATCGAAGCCGCGCAGGCCATGGGCGCCGACGTCAAGACCATCGTCCTGAAAGTGATGATCCCCGAAGCTCTGCCCTCGCTGGCCGCGGGCGCGACGCTGACGGTCATCGCCATCGTCGGCAGTTCCGCCATGGCCGGGGCCATCGGCGGCGGCGGGTTGGGCGACGTGGCCATCCGCTACGGCTTCCATCGCTTTCGCAGCGACGTGCTCATCGCCGCCGTCGTCGTTATTATCGCCATTGTCCAAGGGATCCAATGGCTCGGTAATAAAATCGTCCGGAATCTGAGCCGGAATCGATAATTTATTTTTCAGGAGGTTGTGTTGAAATGAAAAAAATCTGCGTTCTCGCTTGTGCCGTTTCTCTGTGCTTCGCCGGCGCCGCCGGCGCCGGCACGCTGCGCGTCGGTGCCACGCCCACGCCTCACGCCGAGATCCTCGCCCAGGTCAGGGACGACCTCAAAGCGCAGGGCGTCGACCTGCAGGTCGTGGAGTTCACCGACTACGTCACGCCCAACCTGGCGCTGAACGACGGCGAGCTCGAGGCCAACTACTTCCAGCATCTGCCCTACCTGCAAAGCTTCTGCAAGGACCGCGGCCTCGATCTGACTTCCGCCGCCACCATCCACGTGGAACCGATGGGCCTGTTCTCGAAGAAGTTCGCCACGTTCGAGGAGCTTAAAAACGGCGCGCTCATCGCCATCCCCAACGACCCCACCAACTGCGGCCGCGCCCTGCTGCTGCTCCAGTCCGCCGGATTGATCAAGCTGGCATCGGACAGCGGCCTCACCGCCACCGAGCTGGACATCGAAGAGAACAAACACGATTTCAAGTTCCGCTCGCTCGAGGCGGCCCAGCTGCCGCGTTCGCTCGACGACGTGGACGCAGCCGTGATCAACGGCAATTACGCGATCCCCGCCGGCTTCAACCCCGCCAAGGACGCGCTGCTCGTCGAGGGCGCCGACTCGCCTTACGCCAACGTCATCGCCGTCAAGGCCGGCAACGAAAACAACGCCGACGTGCAGGCGCTGGTCAAGGCCCTGCAGAGCGACAAAGTTTCCAAGTACATTCTCGACACTTACGCCGGCGGCGTGTTGCCCGCGTTCGGCGGCCCCGCCAAATAGAAAAAAGGCAAAACGATTTTTCGGCCATGCTGTTTCGCATCTTGCAGATCAGCATGGCCGCTTGTTTTTCGCCGCGCCGGCGTAAAAATGTTCCACGTGGAACATTTTGAAAAATATCCTCGCCGGCCTGACGCGCCGCACTCGGCGCGTCTCTCTTTTTCGACGGGACAGAACGCTTTCGCATTGGAAGTTATGGAGGTCTTATTCATCCACAACTTTTATTTTAAGAGTTTAAAATAAATTTTTGACTTTGACTCTTCATCACGCCACTAGGATCAAATAAAATAAAACACATTGGGTCTCGCGGTTGAAGGCGGAAATGGAGATCTTAATCGTCAGAAATAAAAATCTCGAATTCAGCTTTTGGCGCGCTGCGCCGCAGCTATAAATTATTCTGTATGCACGCAACGTTTTTCCGTTCGATGCGGGACGTTTTTTGGGTTCAAAATTATCATTTCTTAATTTTATTATTTTTTATAGCAATTTTTCCTTGCGCGCCGCTTGGTAATCTGATCGCTCCATGATAGAATTAAATTAATTAATTACAAAGAAATACTTTCAAGAGCGTTTCCCATTTTAAAAAGATCGACAAAAGGTCGCCTTTTTCCTTTTGAAAGAATTTTCCGATCGCGAGCAAAGGAGGTTCGGCGGGAATGGACGCTGAAACAAAAATCGCAGATGTCATCGCAAACGAGAATTTCAAGGGATATGGCCGGCTCCTTTTCCCCGGACGTCTGAGCGAATCCGACAAAAAACGCACGCTGGGGCAGATCGCGCCACTGTTCCCTTATCATCGGCATTTGAGCGTCGACGCCACGCTGAACGTCCTCAACTCCATGCTCGCGCGGGAAAAGAACGGCGAAAAGATCTT from Pyramidobacter piscolens W5455 encodes:
- a CDS encoding methionine ABC transporter permease; this translates as MAKIFALLAEPTLQTLYMVGLSSLFAILLGLPLGIALALTEKGGLCENRVAGKALDTFVNVFRSFPFIILMIILFPLSRLIVGTTIGTTAAIVPLSISAAPFVGRVVQSALKEVDRGVIEAAQAMGADVKTIVLKVMIPEALPSLAAGATLTVIAIVGSSAMAGAIGGGGLGDVAIRYGFHRFRSDVLIAAVVVIIAIVQGIQWLGNKIVRNLSRNR
- a CDS encoding MetQ/NlpA family ABC transporter substrate-binding protein, with product MKKICVLACAVSLCFAGAAGAGTLRVGATPTPHAEILAQVRDDLKAQGVDLQVVEFTDYVTPNLALNDGELEANYFQHLPYLQSFCKDRGLDLTSAATIHVEPMGLFSKKFATFEELKNGALIAIPNDPTNCGRALLLLQSAGLIKLASDSGLTATELDIEENKHDFKFRSLEAAQLPRSLDDVDAAVINGNYAIPAGFNPAKDALLVEGADSPYANVIAVKAGNENNADVQALVKALQSDKVSKYILDTYAGGVLPAFGGPAK